One Thermoplasmata archaeon DNA window includes the following coding sequences:
- a CDS encoding GNAT family N-acetyltransferase gives MREITIRRMRPRDIEAAAAITEAITRKRVSKKWKMMVAKLIELHSGECLVAEKDGGVIGFILGEFRESGFGTEKSGWIEVLGVHPKHMGRGVGNMLGRRLLAIFKRKGATGVFTAVRWDSGDLLAFFRSIGFDRSSYIILEKGFD, from the coding sequence GAGACCCCGGGACATAGAAGCCGCTGCAGCTATAACTGAGGCCATTACCCGTAAAAGAGTTTCTAAAAAATGGAAGATGATGGTCGCGAAGCTCATCGAGCTTCATAGCGGGGAGTGCCTTGTGGCCGAGAAAGATGGGGGGGTCATAGGGTTCATCCTCGGGGAATTCAGAGAGTCCGGCTTCGGGACCGAAAAGAGCGGCTGGATAGAGGTGCTGGGTGTGCACCCCAAGCACATGGGTCGGGGGGTGGGGAACATGCTTGGACGAAGGCTTCTCGCCATATTCAAAAGAAAAGGAGCCACTGGAGTGTTCACGGCTGTCCGATGGGATTCGGGGGACCTGCTTGCATTCTTCAGGTCAATAGGTTTCGACAGAAGCAGCTACATAATTCTGGAGAAAGGCTTTGATTGA
- a CDS encoding acyl-CoA dehydratase activase gives MITAGIDMGAKNIKVVLLEDGKRILAKSQLPVGTDTKAATERAFAEALGKAGLKMDDVRHITSTGTGRTTAPYAKDNVTEVSAGAKGAVFLHPGTRTVIDVGAEEGKCLRCDAAGKVIDFAVNEKCAAGAGSFMEAMARALEVPLEELGPLALKSTKTIPMNAQCAVFAESEVVTLVHQKTAKEDIARAVNDAIADRITSMVRKVGFDPDVVLIGGVARNKAFVEAIKRNLQIQVMVPEDPEYVGALGAALAAAELEGVR, from the coding sequence ATGATAACCGCAGGCATCGACATGGGCGCAAAAAACATCAAGGTGGTTCTGTTGGAGGACGGGAAGAGGATATTGGCGAAGAGCCAGCTTCCCGTGGGGACCGACACGAAGGCCGCAACGGAGAGGGCATTCGCAGAGGCGCTCGGCAAGGCGGGTTTGAAAATGGATGATGTCAGGCACATAACATCCACTGGAACGGGCCGCACCACCGCACCGTATGCAAAGGACAACGTGACTGAGGTGAGCGCAGGGGCAAAAGGGGCAGTATTCCTCCATCCGGGAACGAGGACTGTTATCGACGTGGGCGCGGAGGAAGGGAAGTGCCTGAGGTGCGACGCAGCGGGAAAGGTCATAGACTTCGCAGTTAACGAGAAGTGCGCGGCTGGCGCGGGCTCGTTCATGGAGGCGATGGCCCGGGCCCTAGAGGTTCCGCTCGAAGAGCTAGGACCGCTGGCACTGAAATCGACCAAGACAATCCCCATGAATGCCCAGTGCGCCGTATTCGCTGAGTCCGAGGTCGTGACCCTAGTGCATCAGAAGACCGCGAAGGAGGATATCGCGAGGGCCGTCAACGACGCGATTGCCGACAGAATCACATCGATGGTAAGAAAGGTAGGATTTGACCCCGACGTTGTCCTTATCGGCGGTGTAGCAAGGAATAAGGCCTTCGTCGAGGCAATCAAGAGAAATCTCCAGATCCAGGTAATGGTCCCCGAGGACCCGGAGTACGTCGGGGCTTTGGGAGCGGCCCTGGCGGCCGCGGAGCTGGAGGGGGTGAGATAG
- a CDS encoding CARDB domain-containing protein: MLPESWSTDEGVDYGVVHVYSTDTFKEEWKSEVYEGSISATAMQIVNESRTELVIHTWSYDTVNGSSIAQLFVLDTDSHSVLWESPIGASVDIVPADLYGSSRNEIVAAVSRGDYPEVKGFFYAYNDTTLLETWSSGELQGSPAILCAGDIDGDGRGELAGSTIRDDPTGRRSKTVLTVWEFYEGPSLLPDLAILPKDIYLSDPNPVEGFPLNISAVATNIGNKASGAFCATFLVDGIQQAQTTLELPAGCSTTAVFTWAPRAGNHTLEVRLDPRNLVRELNENNNNASIRVSVRERPRPIAVITSPREGEEYVEGQNITFDGRSSLAPQGCEFVWSSDLSGPIGTGPLLNASLPMGDHTISLELLDPATGLLSCARVNIIVLPPPPPSGEARAVISSPREGARFTAGDPIFFDGSRSQASERGLKLEFLWVSNISGELARIPKFTRALPPGDHMITLKVEDEHNRTQSASVNISVSPVDGVVAIIDSPLDGQVFEANQEIRFSASSSSGPPGCYLSYLWSSSISGPLSTEREFSRRLPFGNHTISLRVTDDKERSATAYVNITVKRLIDYPPVVAFVHPSEGAIVQGVVIINGTAWDDTEVVGVYVRIDHQPWDIASRTTSWSYR; the protein is encoded by the coding sequence GTGCTGCCCGAGAGCTGGTCGACGGACGAGGGTGTGGACTATGGGGTTGTCCACGTCTATTCCACCGACACATTCAAAGAGGAGTGGAAGAGCGAGGTTTATGAGGGCTCCATCTCAGCCACCGCGATGCAGATTGTGAATGAGAGCCGTACCGAGCTCGTCATACACACCTGGAGCTACGACACGGTGAACGGGAGTTCCATTGCCCAGCTCTTCGTTCTGGACACGGATAGCCACTCGGTCCTCTGGGAGAGCCCTATAGGAGCCAGCGTGGACATCGTCCCTGCGGACCTCTATGGCTCCAGCAGGAACGAGATTGTGGCCGCGGTGAGCCGGGGCGACTATCCAGAGGTCAAGGGGTTCTTTTACGCCTACAACGACACCACTTTGCTCGAAACCTGGAGCTCCGGAGAGCTCCAGGGCTCTCCAGCCATCCTTTGCGCAGGTGACATCGACGGCGACGGTAGGGGAGAGCTGGCGGGCAGCACCATCCGCGACGACCCCACCGGACGGAGGAGTAAAACGGTCCTCACTGTCTGGGAGTTCTACGAGGGCCCGTCCCTCCTTCCAGACTTGGCGATTTTGCCCAAAGACATCTACCTCTCGGACCCCAACCCGGTGGAGGGCTTCCCGCTCAACATTTCCGCAGTAGCGACCAACATCGGCAACAAGGCTTCCGGTGCGTTCTGCGCCACTTTCCTTGTCGATGGAATCCAGCAAGCCCAGACTACTCTCGAGCTCCCGGCTGGCTGCTCAACCACCGCAGTTTTCACCTGGGCGCCCCGGGCCGGAAACCACACCCTCGAGGTCCGACTCGACCCTAGGAACCTCGTTCGAGAGCTCAACGAGAACAACAACAACGCCTCCATCCGTGTGAGCGTGAGGGAGAGGCCACGTCCCATCGCGGTAATCACCTCCCCCCGGGAAGGGGAAGAATATGTGGAGGGGCAAAACATCACTTTCGATGGAAGATCGAGCTTAGCACCCCAAGGCTGCGAGTTCGTATGGAGCTCAGACCTGAGCGGGCCAATAGGGACGGGCCCTCTCCTCAACGCCTCGCTCCCGATGGGGGACCACACGATTTCTCTCGAGCTTCTCGACCCAGCCACCGGCCTCTTGTCGTGTGCGCGCGTGAACATAATCGTTCTGCCACCCCCACCGCCATCGGGCGAGGCCAGGGCGGTCATATCCTCTCCCAGAGAGGGGGCGCGCTTCACGGCGGGTGACCCGATTTTCTTCGACGGCAGCAGGAGCCAAGCCTCCGAAAGAGGTCTCAAGCTCGAATTCCTTTGGGTCTCTAACATCTCCGGCGAGCTCGCCAGAATCCCCAAGTTCACTAGGGCCCTTCCGCCTGGAGACCACATGATAACCCTCAAGGTCGAAGACGAGCACAATCGCACTCAATCTGCCTCCGTTAACATCTCTGTCAGCCCAGTGGATGGCGTGGTTGCGATAATTGATTCTCCATTAGATGGGCAGGTCTTCGAGGCGAACCAGGAAATCCGCTTCAGCGCCTCCAGCTCGTCGGGCCCGCCGGGGTGCTACCTGTCCTACCTCTGGAGCTCCAGCATCAGCGGCCCCCTAAGCACGGAGAGGGAATTCTCGAGAAGGCTCCCTTTCGGCAATCATACAATATCCCTCAGAGTCACCGACGACAAGGAGCGCTCGGCCACGGCCTACGTGAATATTACGGTCAAGAGGCTCATAGACTATCCGCCGGTCGTCGCCTTTGTCCACCCCTCCGAAGGTGCCATCGTGCAAGGCGTGGTTATTATCAACGGAACGGCTTGGGACGACACAGAGGTGGTTGGGGTCTATGTTCGGATCGACCACCAACCCTGGGACATCGCCTCTAGAACCACAAGCTGGAGCTACAGGTGA
- the bzdQ gene encoding benzoyl-CoA reductase, bzd-type, subunit Q yields MAEEYWRWKEYRWTSPEVDWRDAKLITCGVDVGSVSTQVVIMADGKLYAYSNMRTGSSSPESAEKGLKWALEGTGLPRERINYTVGTGYGRVNVPFANRAITEIACHARGANFMYGPTVRTVLDMGGQDCKAIRCDEKGKVISFLMNDKCAAGTGRGMEVFADLLQVPIEKVGELSFEVEQEPPPVSSTCVVFAKSEASSLLRAGWPKNKVLAAYCSAMAHRIFTLLERIGVEKDFAITGGIAKNIGVVRRLEKELGLTVAKPKEDPQIAGAVGAALFAKTIVEKGKA; encoded by the coding sequence ATGGCGGAGGAGTACTGGAGGTGGAAGGAGTACAGGTGGACCTCACCGGAGGTGGACTGGAGGGATGCGAAGCTGATAACCTGCGGCGTCGACGTCGGCTCCGTCAGCACGCAGGTCGTCATTATGGCGGACGGGAAGCTATACGCCTATAGCAATATGAGGACGGGCTCCTCGAGCCCGGAGAGCGCGGAAAAGGGCCTGAAATGGGCCCTCGAGGGCACGGGGCTTCCCCGCGAGAGGATAAATTACACGGTGGGCACCGGATACGGAAGAGTCAATGTCCCCTTCGCGAACAGGGCGATAACAGAAATCGCTTGCCACGCCAGAGGTGCGAACTTCATGTACGGTCCCACCGTGAGAACTGTGCTGGACATGGGCGGGCAGGACTGCAAGGCGATAAGGTGCGACGAGAAGGGGAAGGTGATTTCTTTTCTGATGAACGACAAGTGCGCTGCAGGCACGGGCAGGGGGATGGAGGTTTTTGCTGACCTCCTTCAGGTTCCCATCGAGAAAGTCGGCGAGCTTTCCTTTGAAGTGGAGCAAGAGCCCCCACCTGTTTCGAGCACCTGCGTCGTTTTCGCCAAATCCGAGGCCTCGAGCCTTCTCAGGGCGGGCTGGCCGAAAAACAAGGTCCTCGCGGCCTACTGCTCCGCCATGGCCCACAGAATCTTCACACTCCTCGAGAGAATTGGCGTGGAGAAGGATTTCGCAATAACCGGCGGCATCGCCAAGAACATCGGAGTTGTGAGAAGGCTCGAGAAGGAGCTGGGTCTGACTGTGGCTAAGCCGAAGGAGGACCCCCAGATCGCTGGCGCAGTCGGCGCTGCCCTTTTCGCAAAGACCATTGTCGAGAAGGGCAAAGCGTGA
- a CDS encoding helix-turn-helix domain-containing protein, with amino-acid sequence MGARKRIYDFLLSSPGCHLREIQRRLGIPLGTLEYHLKYLVEHEYISVKEEGGYKRYYPVGTMRSVDRNLLSLLRQDIPRRLVMYLLLHPGSKFGDLAAKFDIAPSTLSFHLSKLLRAGVVSRTRSGRESIYKVEREHEVAMVLIAHRRSFLDTLVDSFVSTWTDLHP; translated from the coding sequence GTGGGCGCGAGGAAAAGGATATATGATTTCCTGCTCTCCTCTCCCGGCTGCCATCTCAGGGAGATACAGCGCAGGCTGGGAATTCCTCTCGGAACCCTCGAGTATCATCTGAAGTATCTGGTGGAGCATGAGTACATCAGCGTCAAGGAGGAGGGTGGCTACAAGAGGTACTACCCGGTCGGGACCATGCGTTCCGTGGACAGAAACCTCCTCTCCCTCCTCAGGCAGGACATCCCCCGGAGGCTGGTGATGTACCTCCTCCTCCACCCAGGCTCAAAATTCGGAGACCTTGCCGCAAAATTCGACATAGCCCCCTCAACCCTCTCGTTCCACCTGTCTAAATTGCTCAGAGCCGGTGTGGTCAGCCGGACAAGGTCCGGACGCGAGAGCATTTACAAGGTTGAGAGGGAGCACGAGGTCGCCATGGTCCTCATTGCCCATCGGCGCTCGTTCCTCGACACTCTTGTCGATTCATTCGTCAGCACTTGGACTGACTTGCACCCATAG
- the bzdN gene encoding benzoyl-CoA reductase, bzd-type, subunit N: protein MRELETFSSWVKDRHEYAKDWKKRTGGRVLGYFCTYVPEEILYAAGVLPVRVLGSHEPQNVTEPHIFGMFCPFCRDCLAQGLKGRYSYLDGLMIAQSCLHIRQAYTSWVLHIPIGFSYYLCMPHKVQSKRSYKFLRGELETFKNAVEKWTGRKIEEAALREAIQVYNENRRLMRQLFDLRKREEPPISGEEAMTISLAEQMVDKKEHNAALKELLGKLPQRKRERPTGTRLMIVGSEDDDLAFLHMVENLNKDQYPATFVIDEHCTGTRYFWNEAPEDSDPLMAIARRYIERPPCPSKDWEERKRIPHILQLARDFKVQGAIVMQQKFCDPHELDTVAIRKALEKEGIKTLFLEFDVTVPAGQFRIRVEAFLETLKQEDLF, encoded by the coding sequence ATGAGGGAGCTCGAAACTTTCAGTAGCTGGGTGAAGGACAGGCACGAATACGCAAAGGACTGGAAAAAGCGCACAGGCGGAAGGGTCTTGGGCTACTTCTGCACCTATGTTCCGGAGGAGATTCTTTACGCCGCTGGTGTGCTTCCCGTGAGGGTGCTCGGTAGCCACGAGCCGCAGAATGTCACAGAGCCTCACATCTTCGGCATGTTCTGCCCCTTCTGTAGGGACTGCCTGGCTCAGGGTCTCAAGGGGCGGTACAGCTATCTTGACGGGCTGATGATCGCACAGTCCTGCCTTCACATAAGACAGGCCTACACGAGCTGGGTCCTCCACATCCCGATCGGCTTCAGCTATTACCTGTGCATGCCCCACAAGGTCCAGAGCAAGAGATCGTACAAGTTCCTAAGAGGGGAGCTGGAGACTTTCAAGAATGCCGTGGAGAAGTGGACCGGGAGGAAGATAGAAGAGGCGGCTCTGAGGGAGGCGATTCAGGTCTACAACGAGAACCGCCGGTTGATGAGGCAGCTCTTCGACCTCCGCAAGCGCGAGGAGCCGCCGATATCTGGGGAGGAGGCGATGACGATATCACTGGCCGAACAGATGGTGGATAAGAAGGAGCACAACGCGGCGTTGAAAGAGCTCCTCGGAAAACTTCCGCAGCGCAAGCGCGAGAGGCCCACAGGGACGAGACTGATGATAGTGGGCTCGGAAGATGACGACCTCGCATTCCTCCACATGGTCGAGAACCTGAACAAGGACCAGTACCCCGCTACCTTCGTGATTGACGAGCACTGCACGGGAACCCGCTACTTCTGGAACGAGGCGCCGGAGGACAGCGACCCCCTGATGGCAATAGCGAGAAGGTACATCGAAAGGCCCCCATGCCCCTCTAAGGACTGGGAGGAGAGGAAGCGAATTCCTCACATTCTCCAGCTCGCTAGGGATTTCAAGGTGCAGGGTGCCATTGTGATGCAGCAGAAGTTCTGCGATCCACACGAGCTTGACACCGTGGCTATAAGAAAGGCGCTGGAAAAAGAGGGCATAAAGACCCTCTTCCTTGAGTTCGATGTGACAGTCCCCGCCGGTCAGTTCAGAATCCGGGTCGAGGCTTTTCTTGAGACGCTCAAGCAGGAGGACCTGTTTTAG
- a CDS encoding 4Fe-4S binding protein encodes MRANYGYKDGSGDYFIEVDTDRCDGCGKCVEACPAGVMEVGEDENDPLRDTPVAKVASSHRKKIKYSCAPCKPVSGRKTEPCRAACPKNALAHSW; translated from the coding sequence ATGAGGGCCAACTATGGTTATAAAGATGGCTCGGGCGACTACTTCATCGAGGTGGACACGGACAGATGCGATGGATGCGGGAAATGTGTAGAGGCCTGCCCGGCTGGTGTGATGGAGGTCGGGGAGGACGAGAACGACCCGCTCAGAGATACACCCGTAGCTAAGGTGGCGAGCTCCCACAGGAAGAAGATAAAGTACTCCTGCGCCCCATGCAAGCCTGTCTCCGGGAGAAAAACAGAGCCCTGCAGGGCGGCCTGCCCGAAGAATGCCCTAGCCCACTCGTGGTGA
- the bzdO gene encoding benzoyl-CoA reductase, bzd-type, subunit O: MAERKGKYPTEPLKCWEKAKKIREDYYRNYATAHERGGLRWAGGAWSFDAIPAGLGEDVYPLTSEPYGASCAYNKPFSLRCLEATEKAGYARDLCAYMRNYWGSILLNEYVFGGPFPKPDFLWQDHICCSHAKWYQVVSELEGGIPHFCIDVAVGPETEINENKIEYIVGQMHDGIEFLERVTGRKYRDDLLIKAVKNHFRSTSTWAKVCELNKNIPAPLDEKTMYSLYVLGTLHKSSQVVADFYEELYKEVKDRVERGIAAIPNERCRVMSDTQPPWGFLGVFRYLEKFGCVSIGSLYTFGLIGAWEVDENGEWVHRKTPMERGVTINDRDSALRALAEWELHKPEWQHFYSPQLKSEMMIRIARQWKLNGVMLHYNRGCEGLSLGIAENRLALLKAGFPVMIFEGNMGDEREFDMTRTMSRIDAFMETLGMKKEFD, encoded by the coding sequence ATGGCCGAGAGAAAGGGCAAGTACCCCACGGAGCCCCTGAAGTGCTGGGAGAAGGCCAAGAAGATTAGGGAGGACTATTACAGGAATTACGCCACCGCCCACGAGAGGGGCGGCCTGCGCTGGGCGGGCGGCGCTTGGAGCTTCGATGCCATCCCCGCCGGTTTGGGTGAAGACGTGTATCCGCTAACGAGCGAGCCATATGGGGCTTCCTGCGCATACAACAAACCCTTCTCGCTCAGGTGCCTTGAGGCGACGGAGAAGGCGGGCTACGCTAGGGACCTCTGTGCCTACATGAGGAATTACTGGGGCTCGATTCTGCTCAACGAGTATGTGTTCGGCGGTCCCTTCCCTAAGCCGGACTTCCTCTGGCAGGACCATATCTGCTGCTCCCACGCCAAGTGGTACCAGGTCGTCAGCGAGCTTGAAGGAGGGATACCTCACTTCTGCATTGACGTGGCCGTGGGTCCGGAGACGGAAATAAACGAGAACAAGATTGAGTATATCGTCGGCCAGATGCACGACGGAATAGAGTTCCTCGAGAGGGTCACAGGGAGGAAATATCGGGACGACCTCCTCATCAAGGCGGTCAAAAACCATTTCCGCTCCACATCCACATGGGCGAAGGTGTGTGAGCTGAACAAGAACATCCCAGCTCCCCTTGATGAGAAGACAATGTACTCACTGTATGTTCTGGGGACCCTCCACAAATCAAGCCAGGTCGTGGCGGACTTTTATGAGGAGCTCTATAAAGAGGTGAAGGACCGTGTGGAGCGGGGTATTGCGGCAATACCCAACGAGCGCTGCAGGGTGATGTCCGACACGCAGCCACCCTGGGGCTTTCTCGGGGTCTTTAGGTATTTGGAGAAGTTCGGCTGCGTCTCGATAGGCTCCCTGTACACATTCGGCCTCATCGGCGCCTGGGAAGTGGACGAAAACGGCGAGTGGGTGCACAGAAAGACACCGATGGAGAGGGGCGTCACGATAAACGACAGGGACAGCGCCCTCAGAGCCCTTGCAGAGTGGGAGCTCCACAAGCCGGAATGGCAGCACTTCTACTCGCCACAGCTGAAGAGCGAGATGATGATTCGAATTGCGAGGCAATGGAAGCTGAACGGCGTCATGCTCCACTACAACCGCGGCTGCGAGGGCCTCAGCCTTGGCATAGCGGAGAACAGGCTGGCGTTGCTCAAGGCCGGGTTCCCGGTGATGATATTCGAGGGAAACATGGGTGACGAGAGGGAGTTCGACATGACGAGAACGATGAGCAGGATAGACGCCTTCATGGAGACGCTCGGGATGAAGAAGGAGTTCGACTGA